One region of Glycine max cultivar Williams 82 chromosome 9, Glycine_max_v4.0, whole genome shotgun sequence genomic DNA includes:
- the LOC100779490 gene encoding chloride conductance regulatory protein ICln: MVSGVREISCSGEPVLDSDSGEELMQVQAGIDIVLGDLPRQSPGTLYITNKQVIWLSDLDKTKGYAVDFLSISLHAVSRDPEAYPLPCLYTQIDTGEADDDHTDSESIHIPQDLSNIAEMRLIPSDPTQLDSLFAIFCQCAELNPEPNDGEGEEHGWFFSADQMGDEEAEEEGYISHHPANSIGHSNGNHDLARTILELQINDQRFEDAEEMEDNGDGTNR, translated from the exons atggtgTCAGGCGTGAGAGAGATAAGCTGTAGCGGAGAGCCAGTCCTTGACAGTGATAGCGGGGAGGAGTTGATGCAGGTACAAGCCGGCATAGACATTGTCCTCGGCGATCTTCCTCGTCAGTCCCCCGGCACGCTCTATATCACTAACAA GCAAGTAATATGGTTGAGTGATTTAGACAAGACTAAAGGATATGCCGTTGATTTTTTGTCTATCTCTCTCCATGCAGTCTCTAGAGACCCTGAAGCCTATCCTCTTCCTTGTTTATATACCCAG ATTGATACAGGAGAAGCTGATGATGACCACACTGATTCTGAATCCATTCATATCCCACAAGATTTGTCCAACATCGCAGAGATGAGGCTCATTCCCTCTGATCCTACACAAT TGGATTCTCTCTTTGCAATATTCTGCCAGTGTGCAGAGCTTAATCCAGAACCAAATGATG GGGAAGGAGAAGAACATGGTTGGTTTTTTAGTGCTGATCAGATGGGAGATGAAGAAGCAG AGGAAGAAGGTTATATCTCTCACCATCCAGCCAACTCTATTGGTCACTCAAATGGAAATCATGACCTAGCTCGTACAATACTTGAG CTTCAAATCAATGATCAAAGATTTGAGGATGCAGAAGAGATGGAGGATAATGGAGATGGCACCAATCGTTGA